The sequence TCCCCAACCCTATCCCCAAAATATATGAAAGCACTAATTCTTTCTGGTGGTAAAGGTACGCGATTACGCCCCCTTACCTACACTGGAGCAAAACAACTGGTACCTGTAGCAAACAAACCAATTTTGTGGTACGGCATTGAAGAAATGGTAACAGCCGGTATAACTGATATCGGTATTGTCGTTTCTCCTGAAACTGGAGAAGAAGTCAAAGCCAAAACCGGGAATGGAGAAAAATTCGGGGCCACCATAACCTACATTTTACAAGAGCAGCCCGCAGGACTAGCTCATGCCGTTAAAGTAGCTCGACCTTTTTTAGAAAATTCACCTTTTGTAATGTACTTGGGTGATAATTTAATTCAGCAAGGTGACTTGAGTTACTTTCTGAAAAAATTTCAGCAGCAACATCATGATGCGCTGATATTGTTGCGTACTGTTGATAATCCCAGTGCATTTGGAGTCGCTAAAGTTGACGAAAACGGTACAGTTTTAGAATTAATCGAAAAGCCAAAAGTTCCACCTTCAAATTTAGCTTTGGTAGGAGTATATTTCTTTTCAAAGATTATTCACGAAGCCATTGCTTGCATTAAACCATCTGCAAGAAATGAATTGGAAATTACTGATGCTATTCAATATTTAATCAGTCAAAACAAGCAAGTATCAGCTTGTAGACTTGAGGGATGGTGGTTGGATACGGGGAAAAAAGATGATTTATTAGAAGCAAATCGCTTAATTCTTGATACTAGCTTGCAAACATTAATTTATGGCGAAGTTGATGCTCGCAGCCAAGTCATCGGTAGAGTTAAAATTGGCAATGGTTCTAAAGTGATTAATTGCACAATCCGCGGTCCAGTAGTGATTGGAGAAAATTGTCATTTAGAAAATTGTTTTATCGGTCCCTATAGTAGTATTGCCGATAAATCAACTTTAGTAGATACAGAATTAGAACATAGTGTAGTTTTAGAAGGCGCAAAAATATCGGGAATTCAGCAACGAATTATAGATAGTTTAATTGGGCAAAGAGCGCAAGTTACACTGGAACCTCGTCGTCCAAAAGCCTTACGATTTATGATTGGCGACGATTGTCAAATTGAACTTACTTAATTTTTTTTTACTGAAAAACTGTATTTTTTACGACTAAAGTAATTTATTTTTCATGATATTTATTTGTATGACAGTTTAAATAGCGTCTGATAAATTTACAAATTAACAATAAATCGGTATTAATAAAATATATTTGAACAAATGGGTTAGTACGAACTAGCCTGTTATTGCATAGCTGAAAAAATAGTCAAACCTTGAAGTCGTTATCTAACTAATTAGAAAACTTTTTGTTTTCTATCAAATTTAGATAGGTTTGCCCGATTCTTCAGTGATTTATTTCTTAATAGTTAATTATTACTCTACGAGTCTTGTTACTAAGCTGATAAGTTCTATTCCAGCAAGCATAGATGCTGAATATAAAATAGTTATAGTTAACAACTCTCCGGAAGACTATTCTATAGAAGAACTTAGCAGTAAATCAGTCCATATTTTGAATAGTCGAGATAATTTAGGATTTGGTTGTGCTTGTAATTTTGGACTTCAGTGGATTTACAATATAGACAGTAATGCTACCGTTTGGATAATTAATCCAGATGCTTATTTCGATACAATTTCTTTAGAAAGGGTAAAGTATTTTTTCTATTCGCATCCAGAAGTTTCTATTCTCGGCACTATAATTCATACGCCTTCCGAAAAGATTTGGTTTGCAGGCGGTAGCTTTTTATCTAAAAGCGGCTCAATATCAACACCAGATTTACTCACAGATACAAATGTCGATTATGTGATTTGCGATTGGGTTTCTGGCTGTAGTTTAATTATTAATCTGAAGAATTTTTCTGATTGTCCGCAATTTGACGATGCTTACTTTCTCTATTACGAAGATTTTGATTTTTGTAGGCGGTATGCCAATCAAGGATATTTAATTGCTGTAACTAAAGATTTTGGCGTTCTTCATCAGCCTTCATCAATCACAAACAGATATATTTTCAAAAAAACAAAGCATAGTACCTACAGTTATTTACTAACTCTTGAAAAATATACCAATAATTTAATTTTTATTATTAGATTACTTAGACTTTTGATTAACGCTCTGGTGTTAACTTTTTTCCGACCTAAAGTAGCGTATGGTAAATTCGCTGGACTGTTAATGTATGGTCGGCAAGCGATTAAGAAGAATAAGACGATTCATGGTGCTGATGAATCTAGTAATCCGGTGTAAATATTGAAAAAACTTGTTAGTTGTTAGTTGTTAGTTGTTAGTTGTTAGTTGTAAAATTCCTAACTCCTAACTCCTAACTTTTAACAACTATCAATTAGCTATATTTAAGCAGTTCCCACTGCTCCGGAGTAAACTACACCCCGCTGTATATCCATAGTTAAAATAGCTCCATCCCTAATCGCTTGAGTTGCATTTTTAACACCTACAATTACAGGAACTCCTAAACGTAAGCCAATTACAGCGGCATGAGAAGTAAGACTTTCTTCCTCAGTAATGATGCCACTGGATTTACGAATTGCTTCGACAAAATCTGCATTTGTACGCGGCGCTACCAAAATCTCTCCAGGATTGAAATTATTTAATTCCATACCACTCGAAGCGACTCGCGCGCGTCCCGTCACAGAACCTTGTCCCAATCCTACACCTTGACCAAGTACCGCAGTTACTATTTCAACTTTAACCAAGTCAGTAGAACCAGAAACTCCTTGAAGAGTCCCCGCACTCATCACAACTAAATCACCTTCGTGCAATAAGTTTTTTTCTTGAGCGACATTAATAGCCGCTTGAAAAGTTTGACCGGTTGAAGGTAGTTCTAAAACTAATAATGGTTTAACTCCCCATACCAATTGCAGTTGTCTGGCTACGTTTACATGGGGTGTAACCGCCAGAATTGGAGTACGAGGACGGAATTTAGAAACATTCCGAGCTGTTGCGCCACTTTGAGTAAGTGTCATAATTGCAGCAGCTTTAAGTTGCTTAGAAATTTGACCTACTGCTTGAGAAATAGCATTAGGAATCGAACGTCTTGGATCTGGCAGCTGATTGGTATTTTTACTTTGAGCATCTTCTTTCTCAATGCGTTCGGCAATCCTAGCCATAGTTGCGACTGCTTCCACCGGGTATTTACCCACAGCAGTTTCGTTAGAAAGCATTACGGCATCCGTACCATCTAGTATTGCGTTAGCTACGTCCGATACCTCTGCTCGCGTCGGACGAGGATTGCTAACCATACTGTCTAGCATTTGGGTAGCGGTAATAATCGGAATACCCAAACGGTTTGCAGTCGCAATTAGACGTTTTTGCAGCACGGGAACATCTTCTGCTGGAAGTTCCACACCCAAGTCCCCTCTCGCTACCATCACGCCATCACATAAAGCCAGAACCGCTTCCATTTGTTCAATGGCTTCGTGCTTCTCTATTTTGGCAATTACTGGTACTTGTTTTCCTGCGTTGGAAATCAATTCCTTAATTTCCATAACATCTTGGGGATTGCGAACAAAAGAAAGTGCAACCCAATCTACACCTTGGTCTAAACCAAAAACTAAATCCTCGCGGTCTTTATCAGTTAATGCCTTAATTGACAAATAAACACCAGGAAAATTCACACCTTTATTATTAGACAGCTTGCCTTCAACCGTTACAATGCAATGCAAATCACCTTTTTCTTTGTTTACCTCCACAACCTGCATTTCTACTCGTCCATCATCAAGAAGAATATTCGCACCAACGGGTACTTCTTGTGCTAAACGCTCGTAGGTAATGCAGCTAATTTCCTGAGTACCAACGACTTGACGATTGGTCAAAGTGAAACGGTCGCCTTTAGCAACAACTATCGACCCGTTTTCAAACTTACCCAAACGAATTTTTGGACCCTGCAAATCTTGCAGAATCGCCACTGGCTTGTTTAATTCAAATGCTGTCTGCCGAATCGACCTGATATTACGCTGATGGTCGGCATGAGTTCCGTGAGAGAAATTAAGCCGCAGCGTTGTTGCACCTGCTTCAATGAGAGCCTTAAGGACTTCAGGGCTGCTGGTAGCAGGTCCAATCGTAGCAACAATTTTTGTCCGGCGTATTGAATCTCTTAGTTCCATAGGGGGCTGCTGTATAGCGCTTCTAGCTAGGGAATAATCGTAGATGAAACTGAAACTTTTGTCTGTGGCTAGAAACGCATTCCAAATAAATTAATTTCTTAAGCATTAAAAATTTTATATTAATACCTACCCACCTTGAAATTTTTATTACTTATAAATCTTCACTGCTGGCTGATGACTGGTAACTAGTAACTGGTAACTGGTAACTGGTAACTGTTGACTGATGTACGATAAATGTAAAAATGTAAATAAATGTTGGTACACAAAACTTTATTATTCGTCAGTCTGTGTCGTATACTCGCAAATATTTGGAAAATAAGGAGTTGACAATGCTGATGTCGGAGGCACAATCGCCACTGACACTTCCCCCCAAGGAACTTTTGTCCCCACCCGGTGGTTTCAATCCGACTCTGCTAATGTTTTTAGCGGCTATTGGAATTGTAATTATATCTGTACTTGGTTATTGGGTTTGGCAATGGCCGCAATGGATATGCTTTTGTATGAATATCCTTGCTTTGCATATCTCTGGTACGGTAATTCACGATGCTTGCCACCAGTCTGCTCATAGCAATCGGACAATTAACGCTCTGATGGGACATGTTAGTGCCTTGATGCTTGTTTTCGCATTTCCAGTATTTACGCGAGTGCATTTACAACATCATGGAAATGTAAACGATCCAGAAAAAGATCCAGACCATTACGTTTCTACAGGTGGTCCTTTATGGTTGATTGCGGTTCGCTTTTTCTACCATGAGATATTTTTCTTCAAACGTCGTTTATGGCGCAACAATGAACTTTTTGAATGGCTGATAAGTCGCCTTATAGTCATAGCTATTGTTATTGTTTCGATCAAATTCAATTTTCTAAGCTACATTCTTAATTTTTGGTTTGTACCCTCGGGTATCGTTGGTTTGGCATTAGGCTTATTTTTCGACTATTTGCCCCATCGTCCATTTGTAGAACGCAATCGCTGGAAAAATGCTAGAGTTTACGCCAGTCCGATTCTGAATATCTTAATTTTGGGTCAGAATTATCATTTGATTCATCATTTATGGCCTTCTATCGCTTGGTACAACTATCAACCTACATACCGGTTGATGAAGCCCCTTTTGGATGAAAAAGAATGCCACCAATCATTAGGCTTGCTCAAGAAAAAAGATTTTCTTGAATTCATGTATGACCTAGTTTTAGGAATTCGTTTTCACCCGAAGAAAGAATAGGTAGTGGGTAATGGGTAATGGGTAATGGGTAATGGAAGATAAAGAGGTAGGGTAGGAGAGGAAAAAGAAAAGCTAAAAATTTGAATTATTTAGTTCTCAATTCTCCATGCCCCATGCCCCATGCCCATGCCCCATGCCCCATGCCCAATTACCAATTACTAAATGTCACTAGATATACTTAAAGCCTGTATAATTTCAGTATGAGCGGTGAATTGCAATCTGTTTAGAGATTCGGTGAAAAATACAAAACCTTTGTAGGCTGTTGCATATTTATAAATCTTGGTGAAAAACCCTTCCGCTGTTTCAACTACGAGCGGTTCTTCACTTTTTGAGACAATTATCATAAAATCTTCCGATTTTATCCGAACTCCGGTACCTTTATCGGTGAAAACTCTTCCAGCCATAGCTGTAGATTGAGTTGTGTCATAACTGTCAAACTTCATAGTTTTTTAAGTATTTTCACATAGAATTGCGTTTATTCTACACTTTTGATTCTATTGTTGACTGTGATGCTTGTAA comes from Rivularia sp. PCC 7116 and encodes:
- a CDS encoding glucose-1-phosphate thymidylyltransferase, which produces MKALILSGGKGTRLRPLTYTGAKQLVPVANKPILWYGIEEMVTAGITDIGIVVSPETGEEVKAKTGNGEKFGATITYILQEQPAGLAHAVKVARPFLENSPFVMYLGDNLIQQGDLSYFLKKFQQQHHDALILLRTVDNPSAFGVAKVDENGTVLELIEKPKVPPSNLALVGVYFFSKIIHEAIACIKPSARNELEITDAIQYLISQNKQVSACRLEGWWLDTGKKDDLLEANRLILDTSLQTLIYGEVDARSQVIGRVKIGNGSKVINCTIRGPVVIGENCHLENCFIGPYSSIADKSTLVDTELEHSVVLEGAKISGIQQRIIDSLIGQRAQVTLEPRRPKALRFMIGDDCQIELT
- a CDS encoding glycosyltransferase family 2 protein, with the protein product MIYFLIVNYYSTSLVTKLISSIPASIDAEYKIVIVNNSPEDYSIEELSSKSVHILNSRDNLGFGCACNFGLQWIYNIDSNATVWIINPDAYFDTISLERVKYFFYSHPEVSILGTIIHTPSEKIWFAGGSFLSKSGSISTPDLLTDTNVDYVICDWVSGCSLIINLKNFSDCPQFDDAYFLYYEDFDFCRRYANQGYLIAVTKDFGVLHQPSSITNRYIFKKTKHSTYSYLLTLEKYTNNLIFIIRLLRLLINALVLTFFRPKVAYGKFAGLLMYGRQAIKKNKTIHGADESSNPV
- the pyk gene encoding pyruvate kinase codes for the protein MELRDSIRRTKIVATIGPATSSPEVLKALIEAGATTLRLNFSHGTHADHQRNIRSIRQTAFELNKPVAILQDLQGPKIRLGKFENGSIVVAKGDRFTLTNRQVVGTQEISCITYERLAQEVPVGANILLDDGRVEMQVVEVNKEKGDLHCIVTVEGKLSNNKGVNFPGVYLSIKALTDKDREDLVFGLDQGVDWVALSFVRNPQDVMEIKELISNAGKQVPVIAKIEKHEAIEQMEAVLALCDGVMVARGDLGVELPAEDVPVLQKRLIATANRLGIPIITATQMLDSMVSNPRPTRAEVSDVANAILDGTDAVMLSNETAVGKYPVEAVATMARIAERIEKEDAQSKNTNQLPDPRRSIPNAISQAVGQISKQLKAAAIMTLTQSGATARNVSKFRPRTPILAVTPHVNVARQLQLVWGVKPLLVLELPSTGQTFQAAINVAQEKNLLHEGDLVVMSAGTLQGVSGSTDLVKVEIVTAVLGQGVGLGQGSVTGRARVASSGMELNNFNPGEILVAPRTNADFVEAIRKSSGIITEEESLTSHAAVIGLRLGVPVIVGVKNATQAIRDGAILTMDIQRGVVYSGAVGTA
- the crtR gene encoding beta-carotene hydroxylase; this encodes MLMSEAQSPLTLPPKELLSPPGGFNPTLLMFLAAIGIVIISVLGYWVWQWPQWICFCMNILALHISGTVIHDACHQSAHSNRTINALMGHVSALMLVFAFPVFTRVHLQHHGNVNDPEKDPDHYVSTGGPLWLIAVRFFYHEIFFFKRRLWRNNELFEWLISRLIVIAIVIVSIKFNFLSYILNFWFVPSGIVGLALGLFFDYLPHRPFVERNRWKNARVYASPILNILILGQNYHLIHHLWPSIAWYNYQPTYRLMKPLLDEKECHQSLGLLKKKDFLEFMYDLVLGIRFHPKKE